Proteins encoded by one window of Candidatus Nitrosocosmicus hydrocola:
- a CDS encoding TIGR01777 family oxidoreductase, which yields MKRVELSSNIETVFEYHTHEEAIERLIPPWSPLQVLKSNTGLKNGSIAILRLKIGPFGIRWIAQHSGYIQNRQFQDKMIKGPLKYWLHTHSFIPNEINNCTMEDRIDYSPPFGLAWNNFINKKIRDKLYQLFYYRHHILKNDMNLWKLVANSKGKKILITGSTGLIGSALIPFLNTVGNHHITRMVRPSSKYRDNNNNNNTRIVKWDPENDLIDIDNLNGFDTIIHLGGENIFGRWSNSKKRKLLDSRVRTTRLLCNSLSKLESPPSTLICASAIGFYGNQGRKHLTEETSQGSGFLSDVCQKWEDSTESAKSIGIRVINARFGMVLTPKGGILQKLVKPSILKIGLKFPDENQYVSWVSIEDVIGSILYSIGDSSIKGPVNVVSPKPIKMSEFMKVLSQVLDNKLNLPLAKSTLKLVFGEEFADYVVSSSSFVLPKKLTMAGYPFLNTNLENTLRLLLGRQIIKWK from the coding sequence ATGAAGCGAGTTGAACTTTCCTCTAACATAGAAACTGTTTTTGAATACCATACACATGAGGAGGCAATAGAGAGGCTGATTCCTCCTTGGAGTCCATTGCAAGTTCTCAAAAGTAACACAGGTTTGAAAAATGGATCAATTGCAATTCTTAGATTAAAGATAGGTCCATTTGGAATTAGATGGATTGCACAGCATTCAGGCTACATACAAAACAGACAGTTTCAAGATAAAATGATAAAAGGACCCCTCAAGTATTGGCTTCACACTCATTCATTTATCCCAAATGAGATTAATAATTGTACAATGGAGGACAGAATTGATTACTCCCCTCCGTTTGGCCTAGCCTGGAATAATTTTATCAACAAGAAAATACGTGATAAATTGTATCAACTATTCTATTATAGACATCATATCTTGAAAAATGACATGAATCTTTGGAAATTAGTGGCTAATAGCAAGGGTAAAAAAATTTTGATTACAGGTTCTACCGGTTTGATAGGCTCTGCACTTATTCCTTTTTTGAATACAGTAGGAAACCACCATATAACTCGAATGGTTAGACCTTCATCAAAGTATAGAGACAATAATAATAACAATAATACTCGTATAGTGAAATGGGATCCAGAAAATGATCTAATAGATATTGACAATCTGAATGGATTTGACACAATTATACATCTGGGTGGAGAAAATATTTTTGGACGATGGTCTAATTCAAAAAAAAGAAAACTATTAGATAGTCGCGTTAGAACTACTAGATTGCTATGCAATTCATTATCTAAACTCGAAAGCCCCCCTTCCACTCTAATTTGTGCCTCAGCAATTGGGTTTTATGGCAATCAAGGAAGAAAACATCTTACAGAAGAAACTTCCCAAGGTTCCGGATTCCTATCTGATGTGTGTCAGAAGTGGGAGGATTCCACCGAGTCAGCAAAATCCATTGGAATTCGAGTGATAAATGCTAGATTTGGAATGGTCCTGACACCTAAAGGAGGAATACTACAAAAATTAGTTAAACCATCGATATTAAAGATTGGCTTGAAATTTCCAGATGAGAATCAGTATGTTAGTTGGGTATCTATAGAGGATGTCATAGGTAGTATTCTTTACTCTATTGGAGATTCGTCGATAAAAGGCCCAGTCAATGTGGTATCTCCAAAACCAATTAAAATGTCAGAGTTCATGAAAGTGCTTTCACAAGTACTTGACAACAAGCTTAACTTGCCGTTAGCGAAATCAACATTAAAACTTGTGTTTGGTGAGGAATTTGCAGATTATGTGGTATCATCAAGTTCCTTTGTATTGCCAAAAAAATTAACCATGGCCGGGTACCCGTTTTTAAATACTAATTTAGAGAACACACTACGACTTTTATTAGGACGTCAAATTATTAAGTGGAAATAA
- a CDS encoding phytoene desaturase family protein, with protein sequence MTKNVVIVGAGISGLSIGSLLSKDGVNVTIYEKMNRVGGRTASTKFRNHILDNGFHIMPFYTKSFIFEILRRLEIRSKIQMAKVADIAFYSEASFYKYPKGILDILNLSMINFKSRLNLLRILFPISFYSIKKSEELDSLPLITLTQDLDKETKSFFDAISMLAFADIPEHISLGEFIRTIIRANPFRGGTSEFGYPQEGGYDQISKLLANYITNKKSNILLNSVVKKIVVENGRVSGIITNNNELVKTDLCIVSLPSYIAINTLFDKNIFDTKYLDYVQRLNKTTSVVEVHFALSEKLDDRQVVFPVGDRYTTKGIFFISNITSTVSPPGEHLMLAGTPVTFDTASNSDDIKIVAKKIKDDIREIYPKFDKVLMWERPMAWKLVESVVKEPGLVWKKKMPHTISEIKGLFFVGDSTISYGIGTDSAAHSALLCYPQIVSFLKR encoded by the coding sequence TCGTGGGTGCAGGCATTAGCGGATTGTCGATCGGATCATTATTGTCTAAAGATGGTGTCAATGTTACAATATATGAAAAAATGAATCGGGTGGGAGGAAGAACAGCTTCCACTAAGTTTAGAAACCATATTTTGGACAACGGATTTCATATCATGCCTTTCTATACAAAGTCATTTATTTTTGAAATTTTAAGAAGGTTAGAAATAAGATCTAAGATTCAAATGGCCAAAGTCGCGGATATTGCATTTTATTCAGAAGCCTCTTTTTACAAATATCCTAAAGGAATTCTGGACATTCTAAATCTTTCTATGATTAATTTTAAAAGTCGGCTTAATCTGTTAAGAATTCTTTTTCCGATTTCGTTTTATTCCATTAAGAAAAGTGAAGAGTTGGATTCGTTACCACTTATTACTTTGACCCAAGATCTAGATAAAGAAACGAAATCATTTTTTGATGCAATAAGTATGCTTGCTTTTGCGGATATTCCAGAACACATTTCTTTGGGGGAATTCATCAGGACAATTATACGTGCCAATCCATTTCGCGGAGGCACTAGTGAATTTGGTTATCCACAAGAAGGTGGCTACGATCAAATATCAAAATTACTAGCCAATTACATTACTAATAAAAAATCAAATATTCTCCTAAATTCTGTAGTTAAAAAAATAGTAGTGGAAAATGGTCGGGTAAGTGGAATCATAACTAACAACAATGAACTTGTAAAAACAGATCTTTGCATTGTTTCCCTACCTTCATATATCGCAATAAATACCCTTTTTGACAAGAATATATTTGATACTAAATACTTAGATTATGTTCAAAGACTAAACAAGACAACTTCTGTGGTTGAGGTTCATTTTGCTTTGTCAGAAAAGTTAGATGACAGACAAGTAGTTTTTCCAGTTGGAGATAGATATACTACTAAAGGTATTTTCTTCATATCTAATATCACTAGTACAGTTTCACCACCAGGGGAACACTTGATGCTTGCTGGAACACCTGTAACTTTTGACACCGCTTCTAATTCTGATGATATTAAAATCGTTGCAAAGAAGATCAAAGATGATATTAGAGAAATTTATCCCAAATTTGATAAAGTGTTGATGTGGGAAAGACCCATGGCATGGAAGCTGGTTGAAAGTGTGGTAAAAGAACCGGGATTAGTTTGGAAAAAAAAGATGCCTCATACGATATCCGAAATAAAGGGTCTATTTTTTGTTGGCGATTCTACAATAAGCTACGGAATTGGCACTGATTCAGCGGCACATAGTGCATTGTTATGTTATCCCCAAATTGTGTCGTTTTTAAAAAGATAG